The DNA segment GCTGCGGGCGGTCGATTCCATAAACAGGCGCGAAATCGCTCTCGTCACCACCTGCGGAGTACCAGTCCCGCGCGGAACCTTGCTGGTCGCAGTCTCCGATAATCACGGAGAAATTGCGTTTTTGCAGGCCGCGCGAAATATTGGTGGATAGGGTGGTTTTACCGCATCCGCCTTTCGGATTAATGATGGAAATAATTTTAGCCATCGTTTTTACCTGCCTGTCAGAGTCAAAGGGCAGGGAGAGTCGACACTTTTAACCCAATTCAAGCATGCTTGAATTCAGACAAGAATGACGTTCCCCCCGTAGTTTTTTAATATTTTATTGCGAGTTAATAAACGCATAGGCTCAACCGCACTTTGCGCCAACAACAAACGGTCGAACAAATCATCATGATACTCGGGCAATAGATCCACCTGTACTGTATGTGCTGCAGACAATGGCAGCGTTTCAAATCCGCTTTGTTTAATTGCATCCGCCAGCTCTTCCATATCAATATCAATCACACCATCGCGTCTTTTCCTGGAAATTTCCCACATATTCGCGGCGCTGACAAAAATATCATTGTCCGCATCCAAGATAATCTCTGTCACTTTTGCCGGTAGCTTCTTGTCATCCCGCAGCCACATCAACAAAACTGCTGTATCCAACAACACGCGCATTTTTAGTTCGCATCCAGGTCCTGTTTAATCTTCACTTTGCCTTTCAGCAATCCCTTAGGCCGATGCACCAATTTTTTCACCGGCACAATACGGGCGCAGGGGACACCCCTGCGAGCAATAAACACTTCCTCGTTTTCTCTTTCTACATGTT comes from the Gammaproteobacteria bacterium genome and includes:
- a CDS encoding type II toxin-antitoxin system VapC family toxin: MRVLLDTAVLLMWLRDDKKLPAKVTEIILDADNDIFVSAANMWEISRKRRDGVIDIDMEELADAIKQSGFETLPLSAAHTVQVDLLPEYHDDLFDRLLLAQSAVEPMRLLTRNKILKNYGGNVILV
- a CDS encoding type II toxin-antitoxin system prevent-host-death family antitoxin gives rise to the protein MKTINMHDAKSTLSKIVEHVERENEEVFIARRGVPCARIVPVKKLVHRPKGLLKGKVKIKQDLDAN